A region from the Candidatus Eisenbacteria bacterium genome encodes:
- the ribF gene encoding riboflavin biosynthesis protein RibF, translating into MSVPRSETLRRVVSIGVFDGLHLGHRAILERARARADAAGCEVVVVSFDPHPDVVLARDAFRLAAPLTPIGEKRRRLAELGIARLDLIAFTRELAALEPEVFVERHLVVPHAPRAIVVGAGFALGRARSGDVPRLQAIGAAHDFEVEAVPLVAIGGAAVSSTRIRALLAEGRVAELPALLGRTYALEGRVVGGDAIGRTIGWPTANLRLHEEKLLPRDGIYAARVGIGDEPVTRPAAVSVGVRPTFDGKSRTIEAHLIDFEGELPGREMRLAFVDWLRPELKFESPVALAGAIQADVEECRARLARAPQAGV; encoded by the coding sequence ATGAGCGTTCCGCGGTCGGAGACGCTGCGCCGCGTCGTTTCGATCGGCGTGTTCGACGGGCTGCACCTCGGACATCGCGCGATTCTCGAGCGCGCGCGCGCGCGCGCCGATGCGGCTGGCTGCGAAGTCGTGGTGGTGAGCTTCGACCCGCACCCCGACGTGGTGCTGGCCAGGGATGCGTTCCGACTCGCCGCCCCATTGACCCCGATCGGCGAGAAGCGCCGCCGGCTCGCGGAACTCGGCATCGCACGCCTCGACCTGATCGCGTTCACGCGCGAGCTCGCCGCACTCGAGCCCGAGGTGTTCGTCGAGCGTCACCTGGTGGTGCCGCACGCGCCGCGTGCGATCGTGGTCGGCGCCGGTTTCGCGCTGGGGCGCGCGCGCAGCGGCGATGTGCCGCGGCTGCAAGCGATCGGCGCCGCGCACGACTTCGAAGTCGAGGCGGTCCCGCTGGTTGCGATCGGTGGCGCCGCGGTCAGCAGCACGCGCATCCGTGCGCTGCTCGCCGAGGGCCGGGTCGCGGAGCTGCCCGCGCTGCTCGGGCGGACCTACGCGCTCGAAGGACGCGTGGTGGGTGGCGATGCGATCGGCCGCACGATCGGCTGGCCGACTGCGAACCTGCGCCTTCACGAGGAGAAGTTGCTGCCGCGTGACGGGATCTACGCCGCGCGGGTCGGGATCGGCGACGAGCCGGTGACGCGTCCGGCCGCGGTGAGCGTCGGGGTGCGTCCGACGTTCGACGGCAAGAGTCGCACGATCGAGGCGCACCTGATCGACTTCGAAGGCGAGCTGCCGGGGCGCGAGATGCGCCTTGCGTTCGTCGACTGGCTGCGCCCCGAACTCAAGTTCGAGAGCCCTGTCGCACTCGCGGGCGCCATCCAGGCCGATGTCGAGG